In Bythopirellula goksoeyrii, a single window of DNA contains:
- the xerD gene encoding site-specific tyrosine recombinase XerD gives MVDDAELRASAGSYQCISLSNEKFDLKANRKKLRPRREAAERQAVRWQEDFADYIRTECHLAANTVEAYRRDLARFFQWLGSRRLQSMSVNELAGYPEWLGEQQLSPKSITRHVASLKVFFRFVQLEGALTDNQAELLGTQKLWQKVPQVLSVSQVEELLAAPRKADPWFLRDRAILELLYATGCRVSELATLKLPDMHLAERYCICHGKGDKQRIVPLGRRAIAAVEHYLENERPQLAERGKQVCDRVILSPRGAGLRRERIWELIKRYALRVGVPREISPHSLRHSFATHLLGGGADLRQVQEMLGHASIATTQIYTHVDHTRLKKVHQQFHPRA, from the coding sequence ATGGTTGACGATGCAGAACTGCGGGCTTCAGCCGGAAGCTATCAATGTATCTCTTTATCGAACGAGAAATTTGATTTGAAAGCCAACCGAAAGAAGTTGCGACCCCGCCGTGAGGCGGCCGAACGCCAGGCTGTTCGGTGGCAGGAGGATTTTGCTGATTACATCCGCACCGAGTGCCATCTGGCAGCAAATACGGTGGAAGCCTACCGGCGGGATTTGGCGAGGTTCTTTCAATGGCTAGGTTCACGCCGCCTTCAGAGTATGTCGGTGAACGAACTGGCAGGTTATCCAGAGTGGCTCGGTGAGCAGCAGTTGTCGCCCAAGAGCATCACTCGACATGTGGCTTCTCTGAAGGTGTTCTTTCGGTTCGTACAACTCGAAGGTGCTTTGACCGACAATCAGGCAGAACTACTGGGAACGCAAAAGCTCTGGCAGAAAGTGCCCCAAGTCTTGTCGGTCTCCCAGGTGGAGGAGTTGCTTGCCGCACCTCGGAAAGCAGATCCCTGGTTTCTAAGAGACCGTGCAATCCTTGAATTACTGTATGCCACCGGCTGCCGTGTTTCAGAACTCGCCACGTTGAAGTTGCCGGACATGCACTTGGCAGAGCGATACTGCATTTGCCATGGCAAAGGAGACAAACAGCGAATCGTTCCACTAGGTCGCCGAGCCATTGCCGCGGTCGAACATTACCTAGAAAACGAGCGACCACAATTGGCTGAGCGCGGCAAGCAAGTTTGCGATAGAGTTATTCTCTCACCTCGTGGGGCTGGACTTCGCCGCGAGCGAATTTGGGAACTCATCAAACGCTATGCCCTTCGAGTCGGCGTGCCTCGAGAAATCAGTCCGCACTCGTTGCGCCACAGTTTTGCAACCCACCTATTGGGAGGGGGTGCCGATCTCCGACAGGTACAGGAAATGCTAGGTCACGCAAGCATCGCAACGACGCAGATTTACACACATGTGGATCACACTCGGCTGAAGAAAGTGCATCAGCAGTTTCATCCAAGAGCGTAG
- a CDS encoding vWA domain-containing protein, with protein sequence MANRNTLGGIIHTYQKYDPQRFPSPTQEPPDLVSSAFEHMLMYGQHRELTDEELARAVRIDPSQISGLGPSIEALLAILRERKRKILDRFETRKVRQRVHSDYIEQAQSVEPPRRHREQFHTAIREEQLRDLERLWYAVGDDQSPFARALIGLIESLGNKYEIEELAARYEFTGREALTVPQALEVKEELERIDELIKQLEEARETAQIGLVDMEALAEFAEPGDIDQLSALQQQIQDYLREIAERQGLEQQDGNFRVTPKAYRIFQAKLIDRLFSELTPSRSGRHQGPIVGEGAVELQSTKPYEFGDSITQLDIPGTFVNAMLRQGPGLPIRFNSEDMQVHNTRNNPKCATCVLMDMSGSMRYDGQYINVKRMALTLEGLIRSEYPGDYLQFVEMASFAKPVERGRIVELMPKPVTVFDPVVRLRADMSRDDISEYQVPPHFTNIQHALSTARRLLSTQDTPNRQIVLITDGLPTAHFEAEMLFLLYPPDPQTEQATMREGKLCHREGITINLFLLPSWSQTEEDVRFAYRLAESTRGRVFFTAGRDLDRYVVWDYLKRRREILA encoded by the coding sequence ATGGCCAATCGCAATACGCTCGGCGGGATTATACATACGTATCAAAAGTACGATCCCCAGCGGTTTCCCAGTCCCACCCAGGAGCCTCCCGATCTTGTCTCATCGGCTTTCGAGCACATGCTCATGTATGGCCAGCATCGCGAATTGACCGACGAAGAGTTAGCTCGTGCTGTACGAATCGATCCTAGCCAGATATCAGGGTTGGGGCCCAGTATTGAAGCGTTGTTGGCGATTTTGCGTGAGAGGAAACGCAAGATTCTAGACCGATTTGAAACCCGCAAGGTGCGCCAAAGAGTGCATAGTGATTATATCGAGCAGGCGCAAAGTGTCGAACCGCCCCGCCGGCATCGTGAACAGTTTCACACGGCTATCCGTGAAGAGCAACTTCGTGACCTGGAGCGGCTTTGGTATGCGGTGGGGGACGATCAATCTCCGTTCGCCCGTGCGCTAATTGGGTTGATCGAATCGCTTGGCAACAAGTACGAAATCGAGGAACTCGCTGCGCGATACGAATTCACTGGCCGAGAAGCACTCACGGTGCCGCAGGCCTTGGAGGTGAAGGAAGAGCTTGAGCGAATTGATGAACTTATCAAACAACTTGAAGAAGCCCGCGAGACGGCCCAGATCGGACTCGTCGATATGGAAGCCCTCGCCGAATTTGCCGAGCCAGGAGACATCGACCAACTCTCCGCTTTGCAGCAGCAGATCCAAGACTACTTGCGCGAAATCGCAGAGCGGCAGGGACTCGAACAGCAAGACGGCAACTTTCGCGTCACTCCCAAGGCATATCGCATCTTTCAGGCCAAGCTGATTGACCGGCTCTTCAGCGAACTAACTCCCTCGCGCTCCGGACGGCATCAGGGCCCGATTGTTGGTGAAGGAGCCGTAGAACTTCAATCCACTAAGCCCTACGAATTTGGCGACTCGATCACGCAGCTGGACATTCCCGGTACGTTCGTCAATGCCATGTTGCGACAAGGGCCGGGACTGCCGATTCGGTTTAACTCCGAAGACATGCAGGTTCACAATACTCGCAATAATCCCAAATGTGCGACGTGTGTGCTGATGGACATGAGCGGCTCAATGCGCTACGATGGTCAGTACATCAACGTCAAGCGGATGGCACTCACACTCGAAGGCCTTATCCGTAGCGAGTATCCTGGTGACTATTTGCAGTTTGTCGAGATGGCTAGTTTCGCCAAGCCGGTCGAGCGCGGTCGGATTGTTGAGCTAATGCCCAAGCCAGTAACCGTATTCGACCCGGTCGTGCGACTTCGTGCTGACATGAGCCGCGATGACATTAGCGAATACCAGGTTCCGCCGCATTTTACCAACATTCAACATGCTCTCTCAACAGCTCGGCGGTTACTCTCCACTCAAGACACTCCCAACCGTCAAATCGTACTTATCACTGACGGCCTCCCCACGGCCCACTTTGAAGCAGAAATGCTCTTTCTGTTGTATCCCCCTGACCCTCAAACAGAACAAGCCACGATGCGCGAGGGGAAATTATGCCACCGCGAAGGAATCACGATTAATCTGTTTCTGCTTCCAAGTTGGTCACAAACTGAAGAAGACGTGCGATTTGCTTATCGCCTTGCCGAATCCACCAGGGGTCGAGTGTTCTTTACAGCAGGGCGAGATCTAGATCGTTATGTGGTGTGGGACTACTTGAAGCGTCGGAGGGAGATTTTGGCGTGA
- a CDS encoding lysophospholipid acyltransferase family protein has product MQNVIIDQPYEFVPPVYGKFWPWLMQFYLKRYLRKAFAVESVENRDVHLLQESIDAGHSLLIAPNHCRLSDPLTLGYVSRIIKREMHAMASWHLFMQEPLKRFVLRRMGAFSVYREGVDRKAIDTAVNILVEGKRPLVVFAEGAISRHNDVLMPLMDGTSFIARTAAKRREKLGTRGGVMVHPVAIRYFFKGDVVKTVEPVLKEIESHLSWYSQQGRPLTRRLQQIGQALLSLKEIEYFGHARSGDFYERVDALMEDVLAKLEKEWQIKDVGESIVARVKSLRSTILPDMVKNNISPEERSRRWKQLAACYYVQQMSHYPRNYVRNSEKNIPEHILETVERFEEDFTDSVHVHGPLHAVVQVGKAIPVASQRDRSQPEDPIMTGIRTQLTEMLTKLSAESVKI; this is encoded by the coding sequence ATGCAAAACGTCATCATCGATCAGCCCTACGAATTCGTACCACCGGTATACGGTAAGTTCTGGCCGTGGCTGATGCAGTTCTATCTAAAGCGATATTTGCGCAAGGCGTTCGCCGTTGAGAGTGTTGAGAATCGCGACGTGCATCTCTTACAAGAATCAATAGACGCGGGCCACAGTCTGCTGATTGCACCCAATCATTGTCGCTTGTCCGACCCTCTTACATTGGGGTATGTATCGCGAATCATCAAACGCGAAATGCATGCAATGGCTTCGTGGCACCTTTTCATGCAGGAGCCGCTGAAGCGTTTCGTTCTCCGCCGCATGGGAGCATTCAGTGTCTATCGGGAGGGGGTTGATCGCAAAGCGATCGACACCGCGGTCAACATATTAGTCGAAGGCAAGAGGCCACTAGTGGTGTTCGCAGAGGGGGCCATCTCGCGGCATAACGACGTTCTCATGCCGTTGATGGATGGTACGTCGTTCATCGCGCGCACCGCGGCCAAGCGTCGCGAAAAACTAGGCACGCGAGGCGGGGTCATGGTGCATCCAGTGGCAATACGCTATTTCTTTAAGGGAGACGTTGTCAAAACGGTTGAACCGGTTCTGAAAGAAATCGAGTCGCACTTGTCCTGGTATTCACAGCAGGGCAGACCACTAACCCGTCGCTTACAGCAAATCGGCCAGGCCCTCTTGTCGCTCAAGGAGATCGAATACTTCGGCCATGCCCGTTCCGGCGATTTTTATGAACGTGTTGATGCGTTGATGGAGGATGTGCTCGCTAAACTCGAAAAAGAATGGCAAATCAAGGATGTTGGCGAAAGCATAGTAGCGAGAGTTAAGAGTCTTCGCTCAACGATTCTGCCTGATATGGTGAAGAACAACATTTCACCTGAGGAACGCAGCCGTCGTTGGAAGCAATTGGCTGCCTGCTATTACGTGCAGCAGATGTCCCATTATCCGCGAAACTATGTGCGCAATTCGGAGAAAAACATTCCCGAACACATTCTCGAAACCGTGGAGCGATTCGAAGAGGACTTTACAGATAGCGTACACGTTCACGGACCGCTTCATGCTGTGGTGCAAGTTGGCAAGGCGATTCCCGTCGCCAGCCAGCGTGACCGCAGCCAACCTGAAGACCCGATCATGACGGGCATACGCACGCAATTGACCGAGATGCTCACGAAACTGAGTGCTGAGTCGGTGAAGATCTAA
- a CDS encoding alpha/beta hydrolase: MISRRTALATSVAFLTSAFSGKLAGAAVSGGYRRGRRRLPSGCVLSYCEFGEPSGPLVFYFHGTPGSCIEAGLIEEEACQAGVRLIAIDRPGIGSSSYQAQRCILDWPRNVVELADCLGYSDSSFGILGLSGGAPYASACALRIPDRLTHVAIVSGHTPPNSPGVCAGSADNSIAFLGNHPRLGRFGVKLISRRLDRRPDKVVEKVSKEWTASDKKLILCNPRYYNHMVAMLNEATQCGPDGVVTDVRLLGSCWGFELCAIQGVSVSIWQGGCDRIAHPTMGKYFNRQIVGSELTIDPRAGHVTVLKWHAMEILSKFHV, from the coding sequence ATGATTTCTCGACGTACAGCATTAGCTACTTCGGTGGCTTTCCTAACAAGTGCATTTTCCGGGAAACTGGCAGGTGCTGCCGTCAGCGGCGGCTATCGTCGGGGCCGCAGGCGGCTGCCTAGTGGATGCGTGCTTAGTTACTGTGAATTTGGTGAACCCTCTGGGCCGCTCGTCTTTTATTTTCACGGTACGCCAGGATCCTGCATCGAAGCAGGACTTATCGAGGAGGAAGCATGTCAGGCAGGAGTCCGTCTCATTGCCATCGACCGACCAGGCATTGGAAGTTCGTCTTACCAGGCTCAACGATGTATCCTGGATTGGCCTCGAAATGTTGTAGAGTTGGCTGACTGCCTAGGATATTCCGATTCATCATTTGGAATTCTCGGACTTTCGGGAGGGGCTCCGTATGCATCAGCTTGTGCCTTGAGGATTCCCGATCGTCTTACGCATGTGGCCATAGTTTCTGGTCATACTCCGCCAAACTCACCAGGGGTTTGTGCTGGGAGTGCAGATAATTCGATCGCGTTCCTGGGAAATCACCCTCGTCTGGGACGATTTGGAGTGAAGTTGATCTCACGTCGCCTTGATCGACGTCCCGACAAAGTCGTCGAAAAAGTTAGCAAGGAGTGGACTGCGTCGGATAAGAAGCTAATTCTCTGCAATCCTCGATATTACAACCACATGGTCGCCATGCTGAATGAGGCAACGCAGTGCGGACCTGATGGAGTAGTTACCGACGTTCGCCTGCTCGGGAGTTGTTGGGGGTTCGAGCTATGTGCAATACAGGGAGTCAGCGTCTCAATCTGGCAAGGTGGGTGCGATCGCATCGCGCATCCAACTATGGGGAAGTATTTCAATCGGCAAATCGTCGGCAGTGAACTCACTATCGACCCTCGCGCGGGGCATGTGACAGTGCTCAAGTGGCACGCTATGGAGATTTTGTCGAAGTTTCATGTATGA
- a CDS encoding DUF7453 family protein, with protein MRWTSFLVLSLVVLSSHSHATIGTIVVSGGDAAEIAGAKFDSFTLASLNSSGHATFVATLQEAVGGVSTTNDQVLYTFEGGLSLKAREGSGGVPAIADANFSDLVDVAISDSGDVLVRATLAIGPGDVTSSSNQGLWRFLTGGNQLLARTGVGDTPGVAGGQFKKIPNFIRTTENGDSAFSDQLVSGGTITLANDIGIWFYQGSTGSLIVREEVSQVPGIPSATFSTLGIPSINNNAQGTARATLKHDATLGIDSSNHVGVWKYTGSSGELIARQAVGNAPETGNPFSSFGHPVINDSGQVAFRAELTSGSGGLWRYTTSVGELVALANTDTVPEVPNASFSTFDEPRFADNGALVVHAELNSGPGGVNNGNNSGIWRFTSSGNHLLARTGSGGVPGLPGANFSDLGAYTANANGSAVIAATLEMGPGGVGSDDSGIWLYPATGIPELIARKGDQLAGRIVAGLSLLSNDLFGRPVRGFNNQNQLLFHAEFTNGDEGLFLFTPGGGSSADFNGDTFVDDTDLSTWQSAYESTTAGDADGDGDSDGADFLAWQRQFTGSGAAASNLSVPEPTGVYLALAFLGLLVPRRISG; from the coding sequence ATGCGCTGGACGTCTTTTCTAGTATTGTCACTTGTCGTGCTTTCTTCACACTCTCACGCCACAATTGGCACGATCGTCGTTAGCGGTGGTGATGCTGCTGAAATTGCCGGTGCCAAGTTTGATTCGTTTACCCTTGCGAGCCTCAATTCCAGCGGTCATGCCACCTTCGTGGCGACTTTACAAGAAGCAGTGGGAGGAGTTTCGACAACCAATGATCAGGTGCTTTACACATTCGAAGGTGGACTTTCACTGAAGGCTCGTGAGGGAAGCGGAGGGGTTCCGGCCATCGCAGATGCTAATTTCAGTGACCTTGTGGATGTGGCCATTTCTGACAGTGGTGATGTGCTTGTGAGAGCCACTCTAGCTATAGGCCCAGGAGATGTTACTAGCAGTTCGAATCAAGGTCTTTGGCGTTTCTTGACAGGTGGCAATCAACTCTTGGCCCGTACGGGCGTCGGGGACACGCCAGGCGTAGCCGGAGGGCAGTTCAAGAAGATTCCCAACTTTATTCGAACGACTGAGAACGGCGACTCAGCATTTTCAGACCAGCTGGTTTCAGGCGGAACGATTACCTTAGCGAATGACATTGGTATTTGGTTCTACCAAGGCTCAACGGGCTCACTTATTGTAAGGGAAGAAGTTTCCCAGGTTCCTGGTATTCCTAGTGCGACTTTCTCGACCTTGGGTATCCCGAGCATCAACAACAATGCCCAAGGGACGGCACGGGCGACACTAAAGCACGATGCAACACTTGGCATCGATTCCAGCAACCATGTCGGTGTCTGGAAATACACAGGCAGCAGTGGTGAGCTAATAGCGCGCCAAGCAGTAGGCAATGCACCAGAAACAGGAAATCCTTTCAGTTCTTTCGGTCATCCCGTCATCAATGATTCGGGACAAGTTGCCTTTCGTGCCGAATTGACGTCAGGCAGTGGCGGACTTTGGAGATACACGACCTCAGTAGGTGAATTGGTCGCGCTAGCTAACACTGACACCGTCCCCGAAGTACCTAATGCTAGTTTTTCCACATTCGACGAACCTCGATTTGCGGACAACGGGGCATTAGTAGTACACGCTGAACTGAATTCTGGTCCAGGTGGGGTGAATAACGGGAACAATTCTGGAATCTGGCGTTTCACGTCCAGTGGCAATCATCTCTTAGCTCGCACGGGAAGTGGCGGAGTACCTGGACTCCCAGGAGCCAACTTTTCAGATCTCGGGGCGTACACCGCTAACGCAAACGGCAGTGCCGTCATTGCGGCAACTCTGGAAATGGGACCAGGAGGAGTTGGTTCGGACGACTCGGGAATCTGGCTCTACCCCGCCACAGGAATCCCTGAGCTCATTGCTCGCAAGGGAGATCAACTCGCCGGTCGGATTGTGGCCGGTTTGAGTTTGCTTTCAAATGATTTATTTGGCCGACCAGTTCGAGGATTTAACAATCAGAACCAACTTCTATTCCATGCTGAGTTTACAAATGGGGATGAGGGACTATTTCTGTTCACGCCCGGCGGGGGTAGCAGCGCGGATTTCAATGGGGATACCTTTGTCGACGACACGGATCTAAGTACCTGGCAATCGGCCTATGAATCCACTACAGCAGGAGATGCGGATGGCGACGGTGATTCCGATGGGGCCGATTTTCTTGCTTGGCAGCGCCAATTCACTGGATCTGGCGCGGCTGCTTCCAATCTGAGCGTTCCCGAACCAACCGGGGTTTACTTGGCACTTGCTTTCTTGGGCTTGCTCGTCCCACGTCGCATTTCCGGTTGA